From Draconibacterium halophilum, one genomic window encodes:
- a CDS encoding 2-isopropylmalate synthase — protein MSDRLYIFDTTLRDGEQVPGCQLNTVEKIEVAKALQELGVDVIEAGFPISSPGDFESVVEISKAVTWPTITALTRAVQKDIDVAAESLKYAKKGRIHTGIGTSDFHIYHKLNSNPDAIIERGVEAVKYAKKYVEDVEFYAEDAGRTENEYLARVIEAVIKAGATVVNIPDTTGYTLPHEFGAKIKYLMDNVPNIHKAIISTHCHNDLGMATANTISGILNGARQAEVTINGIGERAGNTSLEEIVMTLKTHYKTLGIETGVNTKKIYGTSRLVSTLMNMPVQPNKAIVGRNAFAHSSGIHQDGVLKNRENYEIMDPVEVGINESAILLTARSGRAALKHRLELLGFELDKEKLDEVYEEFLNLADKKKDIRDDDIALLVGDATRKEHRIKLEYLQVVTGKSLKPMATVILNISGEKFDATSDGNGPVDAAIKAVKKIIHRQIVIEEFLVQAITRGSDDIGKVHMQVEYDDSIYHGFGAHTDIITASVEAFLDAINKLPAAL, from the coding sequence ATGAGCGACAGACTTTACATTTTCGACACAACTTTGAGAGACGGAGAACAGGTTCCGGGTTGCCAGTTGAACACAGTAGAAAAGATTGAAGTTGCCAAAGCATTGCAAGAATTGGGAGTTGATGTAATTGAAGCAGGATTCCCCATTTCGAGCCCCGGCGATTTTGAATCGGTAGTAGAGATTTCAAAAGCGGTTACATGGCCAACAATTACAGCTTTAACCCGCGCAGTACAAAAAGACATTGATGTTGCAGCCGAATCACTCAAATACGCCAAAAAAGGTCGTATTCACACCGGAATCGGAACATCCGATTTTCACATTTACCACAAACTCAACTCCAACCCCGATGCTATTATCGAACGTGGTGTTGAGGCAGTAAAATACGCAAAAAAATACGTTGAAGATGTGGAGTTTTACGCCGAAGATGCCGGCCGTACCGAAAACGAGTACCTGGCACGCGTAATTGAGGCAGTGATTAAAGCCGGTGCTACGGTAGTAAATATTCCTGACACCACGGGTTACACCTTACCACACGAATTTGGTGCAAAAATTAAATACCTGATGGATAATGTGCCAAATATTCACAAGGCCATTATTTCAACCCACTGTCATAACGATTTGGGGATGGCTACTGCCAACACTATTTCGGGAATTTTGAATGGTGCCCGTCAGGCCGAGGTTACCATTAACGGTATAGGCGAACGCGCTGGTAACACTTCATTAGAGGAAATTGTAATGACATTAAAAACGCATTACAAAACACTGGGAATTGAAACCGGTGTAAATACTAAGAAGATATATGGAACCAGCCGTTTGGTTTCAACCTTGATGAACATGCCTGTTCAACCTAACAAAGCAATTGTTGGACGTAATGCTTTCGCGCACTCGTCGGGTATCCACCAGGATGGCGTATTGAAAAACCGCGAGAACTACGAGATTATGGATCCTGTTGAGGTAGGAATCAACGAATCGGCAATTTTATTGACTGCCCGCAGTGGCCGCGCCGCGTTAAAACACCGTTTGGAATTGTTAGGCTTCGAGCTGGACAAAGAAAAGCTTGACGAGGTTTACGAAGAATTCCTGAACCTGGCCGATAAGAAAAAAGACATCCGCGACGACGATATCGCTTTGTTGGTTGGCGATGCAACGCGTAAAGAGCACCGCATTAAACTGGAATACCTACAAGTGGTTACCGGCAAAAGCTTAAAACCAATGGCTACCGTTATTTTGAATATTTCGGGAGAGAAATTCGATGCCACTTCTGATGGAAACGGTCCGGTTGACGCAGCAATCAAAGCGGTTAAAAAGATCATTCATCGCCAGATCGTTATCGAAGAATTCCTGGTACAGGCAATCACCCGCGGAAGCGACGATATTGGGAAGGTACACATGCAGGTAGAATACGATGATTCGATCTACCACGGTTTTGGTGCACATACCGACATTATAACCGCTTCGGTTGAAGCCTTTTTGGATGCCATAAACAAATTGCCTGCGGCATTGTAA
- the leuC gene encoding 3-isopropylmalate dehydratase large subunit, with protein MTAKTLFDKIWDAHVVKKVEGGPNVLYIDRHFIHEVTSPVAFLGLKNRGLKVYRPDQTTATPDHNVPTINQHMSIKDELSRNQVDMLKNNCDEHGITHHGLGTEGHGVVHIIGPEMGLTQPGMTIVCGDSHTSTHGAFGAIAFGIGTSEVEMVLASQCIMQPKPKKMRITINGNLDKGVTAKDIALYIISKISTSGGTGHFIEYAGSAITSLSMEGRMTLCNLSIESGARGGMIAPDETTFNYIKGREFAPKGEDWEKAMTKWAELKTDEGAVYDTDFTFDAADIEPMITYGTNPGMGIGVSQTIPTTGGLEGSDKTTYLKSLQYMGYHEGEAMKGKPVDFVFLGSCTNGRIEDFREFAAFVKGKKKADNITAWLVPGSKQVQNQIEAEGLVPILEEAGFKLRQPGCSACLAMNDDKIPMGKYSVSTSNRNFEGRQGPGARTLLASPLTAAAAAVSGVIADPRDLME; from the coding sequence ATGACAGCAAAAACATTATTTGATAAGATTTGGGATGCACACGTGGTAAAAAAGGTCGAAGGTGGCCCCAATGTATTGTATATCGACCGTCACTTTATTCATGAAGTAACGAGTCCGGTTGCCTTTTTAGGTTTGAAGAACCGCGGACTGAAAGTGTATCGTCCGGATCAGACCACAGCTACTCCCGACCATAACGTTCCAACCATCAACCAGCACATGTCGATAAAAGACGAGCTTTCGCGCAACCAGGTTGATATGTTGAAAAACAATTGCGATGAGCACGGAATTACTCATCACGGTTTAGGTACTGAAGGACACGGTGTGGTTCACATTATTGGTCCTGAAATGGGTTTAACCCAACCGGGAATGACCATTGTTTGTGGCGACAGCCACACATCTACACACGGTGCTTTTGGAGCCATTGCTTTTGGTATTGGCACCAGCGAGGTGGAAATGGTTTTGGCAAGCCAGTGTATTATGCAGCCCAAACCGAAAAAAATGCGAATCACCATCAATGGAAACCTCGATAAAGGAGTTACAGCAAAAGATATTGCGCTGTACATTATCTCGAAAATATCAACCAGTGGTGGAACCGGTCACTTTATCGAGTATGCAGGCTCGGCAATTACCAGCCTGTCGATGGAAGGACGAATGACTCTTTGTAACCTAAGTATTGAAAGTGGTGCCCGCGGTGGTATGATCGCGCCGGATGAAACAACATTTAACTACATAAAAGGTCGTGAGTTTGCTCCAAAAGGCGAAGATTGGGAAAAGGCCATGACAAAATGGGCGGAATTAAAAACCGACGAAGGTGCAGTTTACGATACTGATTTCACGTTTGATGCTGCGGATATTGAGCCGATGATTACTTACGGTACAAATCCGGGAATGGGAATAGGTGTTTCGCAAACCATCCCTACAACTGGAGGTTTGGAGGGAAGTGATAAAACCACTTATCTAAAATCGCTGCAATACATGGGATACCACGAGGGTGAGGCCATGAAAGGCAAACCGGTTGACTTTGTATTTCTTGGCAGTTGTACCAACGGACGTATCGAAGACTTCCGCGAATTTGCCGCTTTTGTGAAAGGCAAGAAAAAAGCAGATAACATTACTGCCTGGTTGGTGCCGGGATCAAAACAGGTGCAAAACCAGATTGAAGCAGAAGGACTTGTTCCAATTTTAGAGGAAGCAGGTTTTAAATTACGTCAACCCGGATGTTCAGCATGTTTGGCAATGAACGACGATAAAATACCAATGGGTAAATATTCTGTTTCAACTTCAAACCGAAACTTTGAAGGCCGCCAGGGACCGGGTGCTCGCACTTTGCTTGCCAGTCCGCTTACTGCAGCTGCCGCGGCAGTGTCTGGTGTAATTGCTGATCCAAGAGACTTGATGGAATAG
- a CDS encoding four helix bundle protein — MSTSNLALFKENMKLRTKIFAHDCVKFSLDLPKNTLGNHIHGQLIRCSTSVAANYRASCVAQSIPMIISKLSISIEEADESEFWLEFAVDEKLAIKERTEKMFQEAHEIASILIKSRQTLQKR; from the coding sequence ATGTCGACAAGTAACCTGGCATTATTTAAAGAAAACATGAAGCTTCGAACAAAAATCTTTGCTCACGACTGTGTGAAGTTTTCTTTGGATTTGCCTAAAAATACGCTTGGTAATCATATTCATGGACAATTGATTCGATGTTCTACTTCTGTAGCAGCAAATTACAGAGCATCCTGTGTTGCGCAATCTATTCCAATGATCATTTCTAAACTGAGTATATCAATTGAAGAAGCCGATGAGAGTGAATTCTGGTTAGAATTTGCAGTTGATGAAAAATTAGCGATAAAAGAGCGAACTGAGAAAATGTTTCAGGAAGCTCATGAAATAGCGTCAATACTCATCAAATCACGTCAAACACTTCAAAAAAGATAA
- the leuD gene encoding 3-isopropylmalate dehydratase small subunit, with protein sequence MAYDKFSVINTSAVPLPFENVDTDQIIPARFLKAVERKGFGDNLFRDWRYENDGSPKADFPLNNSKYSGKILVGGKNFGSGSSREHAAWAIYDYGFRVVVSSFFADIFKGNALNNGLLPVVVSPEFLEKIFVQIEKDPDSTFEVDLPNQKFTITATGESSDFEINPYKKHCLQNGLDDIDYLVDMKEQIAEFEQA encoded by the coding sequence ATGGCATACGATAAATTTTCAGTAATAAATACTTCGGCAGTACCACTGCCCTTTGAAAATGTAGATACCGACCAGATCATTCCTGCTCGTTTCCTGAAAGCTGTGGAACGTAAAGGATTTGGCGATAACCTTTTCCGCGACTGGCGGTACGAAAACGATGGAAGTCCGAAAGCTGATTTCCCGTTGAATAACAGCAAGTATTCAGGGAAAATACTGGTTGGTGGAAAAAACTTTGGTAGCGGATCGAGCCGCGAGCATGCTGCCTGGGCCATCTACGATTATGGATTCCGTGTGGTAGTTTCAAGCTTTTTCGCCGACATCTTTAAAGGAAACGCACTGAACAACGGCCTGTTACCGGTTGTTGTTTCTCCGGAGTTCCTTGAGAAAATCTTTGTTCAGATAGAAAAAGATCCTGATTCAACCTTTGAAGTCGATCTTCCAAATCAAAAATTCACCATCACAGCTACAGGTGAATCATCTGATTTCGAGATCAATCCGTACAAAAAACACTGTTTGCAAAACGGGTTAGATGATATCGACTACCTTGTTGATATGAAAGAACAAATAGCTGAATTTGAACAGGCTTAA
- a CDS encoding alpha-isopropylmalate synthase regulatory domain-containing protein: protein MTGKAIEISGKRLTIMDTTLRDGEQTSGVSFSEGEKLSVAKVLLEDVRVDRIEIASARVSEGEFKGTQKVMQWAAQKGHLDKIEVLGFVDGKISLEWIAKAGGKVINLLCKGSYKHVTEQLRKTPEQHVADIKQVLYYADEMGIKVNIYLEDWSNGMRSSKDYVHFMIASLKDEKVERFMLPDTLGILDPDETYDFCLEMIENFPDVEFDFHAHNDYDLAIANVFHALKAGMRCVHTTVNGLGERAGNAPLSSVIATIKDHLKMKTGVNEAQLNKVSRLVESFSGIRIPTNKPLIGEYVFTQCSGIHADGDSKNNLYFNDLLPERFGRTRQYALGKTSGKANIKKNLKDLGIELDKESLKKVTDKVIELADQKETITSDELPYIVADVLENELFEQRVKVVNYSISYTMGLRPMANVSLEIDGKIYEEYSDGDGQYDAFVKALHKIYKRLDKIFPKLVDYVVTIPPGGNTNALVETVITWRNDHEFKTKGLHPDQNAAAILATTRMLNVIENEFNPTRLEELKNEK from the coding sequence ATGACAGGCAAAGCAATAGAAATTTCAGGTAAACGCCTGACCATAATGGATACAACCCTTCGCGATGGTGAACAAACCTCAGGGGTTTCGTTTAGCGAAGGTGAAAAGCTCAGTGTTGCCAAGGTTTTACTTGAAGACGTAAGAGTCGACCGCATTGAAATTGCCTCAGCACGGGTGTCGGAAGGCGAATTCAAAGGCACGCAGAAGGTAATGCAGTGGGCCGCACAGAAAGGACATCTTGATAAAATTGAGGTGCTTGGATTTGTTGATGGAAAAATTTCGCTTGAATGGATTGCCAAAGCCGGAGGGAAAGTGATCAATCTGTTGTGCAAGGGATCATATAAACACGTTACCGAACAGTTACGAAAAACGCCGGAACAACACGTGGCCGACATCAAACAAGTACTATACTATGCCGACGAAATGGGAATTAAGGTAAACATTTACCTTGAAGACTGGTCGAATGGTATGCGTAGTTCGAAAGACTACGTTCACTTTATGATAGCGAGCCTGAAAGATGAAAAGGTGGAGCGTTTTATGCTCCCCGATACTCTGGGAATACTTGATCCGGATGAAACCTATGATTTCTGCCTGGAAATGATTGAAAACTTTCCAGATGTCGAATTTGATTTTCATGCCCATAACGATTACGATCTGGCCATTGCCAATGTCTTCCATGCACTGAAAGCCGGAATGCGATGCGTTCACACTACAGTAAACGGACTGGGAGAACGGGCAGGTAATGCACCACTATCGAGTGTTATTGCCACCATCAAAGATCACCTGAAAATGAAAACCGGCGTAAACGAAGCTCAGTTGAATAAGGTTTCAAGACTGGTCGAATCATTTTCCGGCATTCGCATTCCAACCAATAAACCGTTAATTGGCGAATATGTATTTACCCAATGTAGCGGAATTCATGCTGATGGCGACAGCAAAAACAACTTGTATTTCAACGACTTGCTCCCTGAACGTTTTGGCCGTACGAGGCAGTATGCTTTGGGAAAAACATCGGGCAAAGCCAATATCAAAAAGAATTTGAAAGATCTTGGTATTGAGTTGGATAAAGAGTCGCTTAAAAAAGTTACGGACAAGGTTATTGAACTGGCCGACCAAAAGGAAACGATTACCAGCGATGAACTTCCATATATTGTTGCCGATGTTCTTGAAAATGAACTCTTTGAGCAGCGTGTAAAAGTGGTAAACTATTCAATAAGTTATACCATGGGATTGCGCCCAATGGCCAATGTTTCGCTTGAAATTGATGGTAAAATTTATGAGGAATACAGCGATGGCGATGGACAGTACGACGCTTTTGTTAAAGCATTACACAAAATCTACAAACGCCTTGATAAGATATTCCCAAAATTGGTGGACTATGTCGTAACCATTCCTCCGGGCGGTAATACCAATGCTCTGGTAGAGACAGTTATTACCTGGCGCAACGATCACGAATTCAAAACAAAAGGCCTGCATCCCGATCAGAATGCGGCTGCAATTCTGGCAACTACCCGGATGTTGAACGTAATCGAGAACGAATTTAACCCCACAAGACTGGAAGAATTAAAAAACGAAAAATAA
- the leuB gene encoding 3-isopropylmalate dehydrogenase, translated as MKLNIALLPGDGIGPEIVDQAMKAVKAVAQKFNHELEYNEALTGAAAIDAVGDPYPEETHELCMKSDAVLFGAIGDPKFDNNPKATVRPEQGLLAMRKKLGLYANIRPVETFESLLHKSPLRRELVEGADFVCIRELTGGMYFGEKGRKDNGNTAFDTCIYTRDEVERILKLGYEFAAKRNKKLTVVDKANVLESSRLWREVAQEMAPNYPEIKTEYMFVDNAAMQIIQWPKNFDVMVTENMFGDILTDEASVITGSLGLLPSASVGIHTSVFEPIHGSYPQAAGKNIANPIATILSAAMLFEYAFDLKEEGKLIRDAVAASMIEGFVTEDIAEGPAQSTSAVGDWIAHWIEKN; from the coding sequence ATGAAACTGAACATTGCATTATTGCCCGGCGACGGGATCGGACCTGAAATAGTTGATCAGGCCATGAAAGCAGTGAAAGCTGTTGCACAAAAATTTAATCACGAATTAGAATACAACGAAGCATTAACGGGTGCAGCTGCCATCGATGCAGTTGGTGACCCATATCCGGAAGAAACGCACGAATTGTGCATGAAATCGGACGCTGTGCTTTTTGGCGCCATTGGTGATCCCAAATTCGACAACAACCCAAAAGCTACGGTTCGTCCTGAGCAGGGTTTGCTTGCCATGCGTAAAAAACTGGGATTGTATGCCAACATTCGTCCGGTTGAAACTTTTGAATCGTTATTGCACAAATCGCCACTTCGACGCGAACTGGTTGAAGGTGCCGATTTTGTTTGCATTCGCGAATTAACCGGGGGTATGTACTTTGGAGAGAAAGGCCGCAAAGATAATGGAAATACAGCATTCGATACCTGTATTTATACCCGCGATGAAGTAGAGCGCATTTTAAAATTGGGTTACGAATTTGCTGCCAAACGCAATAAAAAATTGACGGTGGTTGACAAAGCCAACGTACTGGAGAGCTCGCGTTTGTGGCGCGAAGTGGCACAGGAAATGGCGCCAAATTATCCGGAGATAAAAACAGAATACATGTTTGTGGATAACGCTGCCATGCAAATTATTCAGTGGCCAAAGAATTTTGATGTAATGGTTACTGAAAATATGTTTGGCGATATCCTTACCGACGAGGCCAGTGTAATCACCGGATCGCTTGGATTGTTGCCTTCTGCATCAGTTGGTATTCACACTTCGGTATTCGAACCAATTCACGGTTCATACCCACAGGCTGCAGGTAAAAACATTGCCAACCCAATTGCTACAATCCTTTCGGCTGCAATGTTATTTGAATATGCTTTCGATTTGAAAGAAGAAGGAAAATTGATCCGCGATGCTGTTGCGGCTTCAATGATTGAAGGTTTTGTTACCGAAGACATTGCCGAAGGACCAGCACAAAGTACATCGGCAGTTGGCGACTGGATCGCTCACTGGATTGAAAAGAACTAA
- a CDS encoding CPBP family intramembrane glutamic endopeptidase: MKHLSRAFDGQNQWWKFLVVMVVAVIVGQIIGAIPLIVVMGVSIAMNGGQVATPENPMDLAAYGINPSLGLALMVIPFIVTLVLAIVLIKSFHQRTSKDVVNGGAPFRWNRFWLGTGVWGAIMLILFFVQLIISPEELEFRFDPASFIPLVFVAVLLIPIQSGTEEFIFRGYLAQGVAGWTKRVWAAILIPSILFALMHAANPEVKEHGLWVMMPSYFVFGVAFAVTAVLDDGIELAIGIHAINNTLGALLVTSKESAIQVPSLFFQQETDPVKESLVLVVSSVVLLVILKQILNWDFSVIWKKIEPPTIADEA; this comes from the coding sequence ATGAAACATTTATCGCGCGCGTTCGATGGCCAAAATCAATGGTGGAAATTTTTAGTCGTAATGGTTGTGGCAGTCATTGTCGGGCAAATAATTGGCGCTATACCGCTCATTGTTGTAATGGGAGTATCAATAGCTATGAATGGTGGGCAGGTGGCGACTCCGGAGAATCCGATGGATTTAGCTGCGTATGGAATAAACCCAAGCCTTGGGTTGGCACTTATGGTTATCCCGTTTATTGTAACACTGGTTTTGGCCATTGTTCTGATAAAGTCTTTCCATCAGCGAACATCCAAAGATGTTGTTAATGGGGGTGCCCCTTTTAGATGGAATCGCTTCTGGCTTGGAACTGGCGTATGGGGTGCAATTATGCTGATCCTGTTTTTTGTGCAGTTAATTATCAGTCCGGAAGAGCTGGAATTTCGTTTTGATCCGGCTTCTTTTATTCCGCTGGTTTTTGTAGCTGTTTTGCTTATTCCAATCCAATCAGGTACCGAAGAATTTATATTCCGGGGTTACCTGGCACAGGGTGTTGCCGGATGGACAAAACGTGTGTGGGCGGCTATTCTCATTCCTTCGATATTGTTTGCGTTAATGCATGCGGCTAATCCGGAGGTGAAAGAACACGGATTGTGGGTGATGATGCCATCGTATTTTGTTTTTGGTGTGGCATTCGCAGTTACAGCAGTTCTTGATGACGGAATTGAATTGGCCATTGGCATACATGCCATTAATAATACGCTCGGCGCACTATTGGTTACCAGTAAAGAATCAGCGATACAAGTTCCTTCATTGTTTTTTCAGCAGGAAACAGATCCGGTGAAAGAATCGCTGGTTTTGGTCGTTTCTTCGGTAGTCTTGCTGGTAATTTTAAAACAGATTTTAAATTGGGATTTTTCGGTTATTTGGAAAAAGATAGAACCACCCACTATTGCTGATGAGGCATAA
- a CDS encoding winged helix-turn-helix domain-containing protein, producing the protein MKNPIQNLNKAFENKVRLGVMAALMVNSRLSFNELKELLELTDGNLASHIKALEKEKFISVNKTFVGKKPNTTYAVTTNGSNAFELHLKALEDLINNQNITNK; encoded by the coding sequence GTGAAGAATCCGATTCAAAATCTGAATAAGGCCTTTGAGAATAAAGTAAGGCTGGGCGTTATGGCTGCTTTAATGGTGAATTCGCGCTTGAGTTTTAACGAACTGAAAGAATTGCTTGAATTGACTGATGGTAACCTGGCCAGCCACATAAAAGCATTGGAAAAGGAGAAATTCATTTCGGTGAATAAAACCTTTGTTGGCAAAAAGCCAAACACAACTTATGCAGTTACAACGAACGGCAGTAACGCTTTTGAGTTGCATTTAAAAGCATTGGAGGATTTAATAAACAATCAAAATATAACAAACAAATAA
- the creD gene encoding cell envelope integrity protein CreD, with translation MEKQENILDRLGISFHRTLSFKLLVIGMLIIILLIPKVMIQELVGERQNNSVHVVHEVMSKWSNEQLISGPVLYIPFKKGIYNEEEGQYNEVTRYATFLPKELSINGKLLPKQLKRSIYNVDVYEAELSIAGYFEDIDLEKLNIESSDIIWDDAHLQLSISDLRGINQGLTLKWNDVQYTFSPGKAASPIGHSGVAMPLKQLFDEDLNGTFNIKLQLKGSQNLMFTPLGETTTVHLKSAWNDPGFTGNFLPTDRVVDDKGFKADWSVLHFNRNYPQQWISTNNTLNQNDIENSKFGVEMVSLADHYQKNTRSAKYAILIIIITFVVFFLFEVLSKQRIHPFQYIMVGSAITIFYLLLLSISEHLGFNMAYLLAALAVILLVFFYTRSFMPKLKTQLGTSFGLAGCYLFIFILLQLESFALLAGSIGLFVLLAALMFFTRKVNWYKE, from the coding sequence ATGGAAAAACAAGAAAACATTTTAGATCGCCTCGGAATCAGTTTCCACAGAACATTGTCGTTCAAACTTTTAGTAATCGGTATGCTTATTATCATTTTGCTGATTCCGAAAGTAATGATCCAGGAGTTGGTTGGCGAACGCCAGAACAACTCGGTGCACGTAGTGCACGAAGTGATGAGCAAGTGGTCAAACGAGCAGCTCATCAGTGGTCCTGTACTTTACATTCCCTTCAAAAAGGGAATCTATAACGAAGAGGAAGGCCAGTATAACGAAGTAACCCGGTACGCTACGTTCCTGCCCAAAGAGTTGTCCATTAACGGGAAACTACTGCCCAAACAACTGAAAAGGAGCATTTATAATGTGGATGTGTACGAAGCGGAACTATCGATAGCCGGTTATTTTGAGGATATTGATCTGGAGAAACTGAACATTGAATCTTCAGATATAATTTGGGACGATGCTCACCTGCAATTATCCATAAGCGACTTGAGAGGAATAAACCAAGGACTGACGCTTAAATGGAACGATGTACAATATACGTTCTCGCCCGGAAAAGCAGCCTCGCCGATTGGGCACAGCGGCGTTGCCATGCCTCTTAAACAGCTGTTTGACGAAGACTTGAACGGAACTTTCAACATCAAGCTGCAGTTAAAAGGCAGTCAAAACCTGATGTTCACTCCACTGGGAGAGACTACTACCGTTCATTTAAAATCGGCATGGAACGATCCCGGATTTACTGGCAATTTTCTTCCTACTGACCGCGTTGTGGATGACAAAGGTTTTAAAGCCGACTGGAGCGTTTTACATTTTAACCGAAACTACCCCCAACAATGGATAAGTACCAACAATACCCTTAACCAAAATGATATTGAAAACTCAAAATTCGGTGTTGAAATGGTTAGCCTTGCCGACCATTACCAGAAAAATACGCGCAGTGCCAAATACGCCATCCTCATCATTATTATAACCTTTGTGGTTTTCTTTCTATTTGAAGTGCTTTCGAAACAGCGTATCCATCCGTTTCAGTACATTATGGTTGGTTCGGCAATCACTATTTTCTATTTACTGTTGTTGTCAATATCTGAACACCTCGGTTTTAATATGGCGTATCTGCTTGCAGCATTGGCCGTAATATTACTGGTATTCTTTTACACACGTAGTTTTATGCCCAAGCTAAAAACTCAACTGGGAACCAGTTTCGGATTAGCGGGTTGCTACCTGTTTATTTTTATCCTGTTACAACTTGAATCGTTTGCACTGCTGGCCGGGAGTATTGGATTGTTTGTACTCTTAGCAGCATTAATGTTTTTTACCCGAAAGGTGAATTGGTATAAAGAATAA
- a CDS encoding diacylglycerol kinase family protein: protein MKTSLVHSVNQRLKSFQHAFHGIISLWKTEIHFRIHLVIACFVLILGWVVKLELTEWIFIIFAIGFVLGAEAFNSGIERICNFMCAQQNINIKVIKDISAAAVVIATVMAAVAGILIFLPKL, encoded by the coding sequence ATGAAAACGTCCTTAGTACATTCGGTAAATCAAAGACTCAAAAGCTTTCAACATGCATTTCATGGAATTATATCGCTCTGGAAAACAGAAATACATTTTCGAATCCATTTGGTGATTGCCTGTTTCGTACTAATTCTGGGATGGGTTGTAAAGTTGGAACTCACTGAATGGATCTTCATCATTTTTGCCATTGGTTTTGTGTTAGGTGCAGAAGCTTTTAATTCAGGAATTGAACGCATTTGTAACTTTATGTGTGCGCAACAAAATATCAATATCAAGGTTATAAAAGATATTTCAGCAGCTGCTGTTGTAATTGCCACGGTTATGGCAGCAGTAGCAGGGATCTTGATCTTCCTGCCAAAGCTATAA